One genomic window of Haloferax mediterranei ATCC 33500 includes the following:
- a CDS encoding dicarboxylate/amino acid:cation symporter, protein MSNSAIVSLWRRYRSVSIVYRIGLAFVLGSLLGLVVGQPATELKPIGDLFVRLLKMLIVPIVVFTLLMGVRQLSPSSLGRVGLQVVGLYAFTSALAVAIGLGVGNLVDPGSRGLEQLLAQAEAQSAEAPNAVEVVLNIVPTNPMGAMAEGNVLPTIFFVVVFGLGLSLVWEETNDESVKSGIETFFDLADAGAEAMYKVVWGAMEFGVIGVFALMANVFGTAGVDAILPFSLLIGTMLVAAVVHIGVVYLSGLVVGLARRSPFAFLSGSRDAMVTALSIRSSSGTLPVTMSDADENLGIEERIYGFSLPLGATINMDGTAMYQGVAAIFAANIMGVNLSLVDQFAVVAVAVLASIGTAGVPGSGLIMLTLVLTQLGLPLEIVGLVAGVDPILDRIRTMVNVTGDLAVTTVVAKWNGAVDFTAEAWSDGIVPSVAD, encoded by the coding sequence ATGTCAAATTCTGCCATCGTCTCGCTATGGAGACGGTACCGCTCTGTTAGCATCGTCTATCGAATTGGGTTGGCGTTCGTGTTGGGTTCGCTTCTGGGCCTCGTCGTCGGACAACCCGCAACCGAGTTAAAGCCCATCGGTGACCTGTTCGTTCGGTTGCTGAAGATGCTCATCGTCCCCATCGTGGTGTTCACGCTTCTGATGGGTGTTCGGCAACTCTCTCCCTCGTCGCTCGGGCGTGTCGGGTTACAGGTCGTGGGCCTGTACGCGTTCACGTCGGCCCTCGCGGTGGCTATCGGCTTAGGTGTGGGTAACCTCGTCGACCCCGGGTCCCGCGGACTCGAACAGCTTCTCGCTCAAGCCGAAGCCCAGAGTGCCGAGGCACCGAACGCGGTCGAGGTCGTCCTCAACATCGTCCCGACGAACCCGATGGGCGCGATGGCCGAGGGGAACGTACTCCCGACTATCTTCTTCGTCGTGGTGTTCGGACTCGGCCTGTCGCTGGTCTGGGAGGAGACGAACGACGAGTCCGTCAAGTCCGGCATCGAGACGTTCTTCGACCTTGCCGACGCGGGGGCCGAGGCGATGTACAAAGTCGTCTGGGGTGCGATGGAGTTCGGTGTCATCGGCGTCTTCGCACTCATGGCGAACGTCTTCGGGACGGCCGGTGTCGACGCAATTCTGCCGTTCTCGCTTCTCATCGGCACGATGCTCGTGGCCGCCGTCGTCCACATCGGCGTCGTCTATCTCAGCGGCTTGGTCGTCGGACTCGCCCGTCGCTCGCCATTCGCATTCCTCTCCGGGTCGCGCGATGCGATGGTGACGGCGCTGAGCATTCGGTCGTCGTCCGGCACGCTTCCGGTCACGATGTCTGACGCCGACGAAAACCTCGGCATCGAAGAGCGTATTTACGGCTTCTCGCTCCCGCTCGGTGCGACCATCAACATGGACGGGACGGCGATGTATCAGGGAGTCGCCGCCATCTTCGCGGCCAACATCATGGGCGTGAACCTCTCGCTCGTCGACCAGTTCGCCGTCGTCGCGGTGGCCGTCCTCGCAAGCATCGGAACCGCCGGGGTACCGGGGTCCGGACTCATCATGCTCACCCTGGTCCTCACGCAACTCGGATTGCCCCTCGAAATCGTCGGCCTCGTCGCGGGTGTCGACCCCATCCTCGACCGAATTCGGACGATGGTGAACGTGACCGGCGACCTCGCGGTGACGACAGTCGTGGCGAAGTGGAACGGCGCGGTCGACTTCACGGCTGAGGCGTGGAGTGACGGTATCGTCCCGTCGGTAGCTGACTGA
- the dnaK gene encoding molecular chaperone DnaK, translated as MASNKILGIDLGTTNSAFAVMEGGDPEIIVNAEGDRTTPSVVAFTDDGERLVGKPAKNQAIQNPEHTIRSIKRHMGDDGYTVDIEGEEYTPEQISAMILQKIKRDAEDYLGDEVEKAVITVPAYFNDKQRQATKDAGEIAGLEVERIVNEPTAASMAYGLDDESNQTVLVYDLGGGTFDVSVLDLGGGVYEVVATNGDNELGGDDWDEAIIDWLATEFKNDHGIDLREDRQALQRLKDAAEEAKIELSSRKETTINLPFITATDSGPVHLEYDLTRAKFESLTKDLIDRTVEPTEQALEDAGYGKDDIDDVILVGGSTRMPQVLDKVEEILGSEPKKSVNPDEAVALGAAIQGGVLGGEVDDIVLLDVTPLSLGIEVKGGLFERLIEKNTTIPTEESKIFTTAADNQTTVQVRVFQGEREMAEDNELLGEFTLSGIPPAPAGTPQIEVGFNIDENGIVNVSAEDKGSGNAESITIEGGAGLSDDEIDRMQREAEQHAEEDKERRRAVEARNEAEGAVQRAETLLEENEENVDDELRADIEAAIEDVEAVLEDDDASTDELEDVTEDLSKELQEIGKRMYQQQAQAQAGGPGGAGGPGGADGPGADADPEDFVDADADFDDEDDDE; from the coding sequence ATGGCGAGCAACAAGATTCTGGGTATCGACCTCGGTACCACGAACAGCGCGTTCGCGGTAATGGAGGGCGGCGACCCGGAGATTATTGTGAACGCAGAAGGCGACCGAACGACTCCGTCCGTCGTCGCGTTCACCGACGATGGTGAGCGTTTGGTGGGCAAGCCGGCGAAGAACCAGGCTATCCAGAACCCTGAGCACACCATCCGCTCCATCAAGCGCCACATGGGCGACGACGGGTACACTGTCGATATCGAGGGCGAGGAGTACACGCCGGAGCAGATTTCGGCGATGATTCTCCAGAAAATCAAGCGCGACGCCGAAGACTACCTCGGCGACGAGGTCGAAAAGGCGGTCATCACCGTCCCTGCGTACTTCAACGACAAACAGCGTCAGGCGACGAAAGACGCCGGCGAAATCGCAGGTCTCGAAGTCGAGCGTATCGTCAACGAACCGACCGCAGCGTCGATGGCCTACGGTCTCGACGACGAGTCGAACCAGACGGTTCTCGTCTACGACCTTGGTGGCGGTACTTTCGACGTTTCCGTCCTCGACCTCGGCGGCGGCGTCTACGAAGTTGTCGCGACGAACGGGGACAACGAACTCGGCGGTGACGACTGGGACGAAGCAATCATCGACTGGCTCGCCACGGAGTTCAAGAACGACCACGGCATCGACCTCCGCGAGGACCGACAGGCCCTCCAGCGCCTGAAGGACGCGGCCGAAGAAGCCAAGATCGAACTCTCCTCGCGCAAGGAGACGACCATCAACCTCCCCTTCATCACGGCGACGGACTCCGGTCCGGTCCACCTCGAATACGACCTGACCCGCGCGAAGTTCGAGTCGCTCACGAAGGACCTCATCGACCGCACCGTCGAACCGACCGAGCAGGCCCTCGAAGACGCCGGATACGGCAAGGACGACATCGACGACGTCATCCTCGTCGGTGGCTCGACCCGCATGCCGCAGGTCCTCGACAAGGTCGAAGAGATTCTCGGATCCGAGCCCAAGAAGTCCGTCAACCCCGACGAGGCCGTCGCACTCGGCGCGGCCATTCAGGGTGGCGTCCTCGGCGGCGAGGTCGACGACATCGTCCTCCTCGACGTGACGCCGCTGTCGCTCGGTATCGAGGTCAAGGGTGGTCTCTTCGAGCGCCTCATCGAGAAGAACACGACCATCCCGACCGAGGAGTCGAAGATTTTCACCACCGCGGCCGACAACCAGACGACGGTGCAGGTCCGCGTCTTCCAGGGTGAACGCGAGATGGCTGAAGACAACGAACTCCTCGGCGAATTCACGCTCTCGGGCATCCCGCCGGCACCGGCCGGAACGCCGCAGATTGAAGTCGGCTTCAACATCGACGAAAACGGTATCGTCAACGTCTCCGCCGAGGACAAAGGCTCCGGAAACGCCGAGTCCATCACCATTGAAGGCGGCGCTGGTCTCTCCGACGACGAAATCGACCGCATGCAGCGCGAGGCCGAACAGCACGCCGAAGAGGACAAGGAACGCCGTCGCGCCGTCGAAGCCCGAAACGAGGCCGAGGGCGCAGTTCAGCGCGCTGAGACCCTCCTCGAAGAGAACGAAGAGAACGTCGACGACGAACTCCGCGCCGACATCGAAGCGGCTATCGAGGACGTGGAAGCGGTCCTCGAAGACGACGATGCGAGTACGGACGAACTCGAAGACGTGACCGAAGACCTCTCGAAGGAACTGCAGGAGATTGGCAAGCGCATGTACCAGCAGCAGGCACAGGCACAAGCTGGTGGACCCGGCGGTGCTGGTGGTCCCGGCGGTGCCGATGGCCCTGGTGCCGATGCCGACCCTGAAGACTTCGTCGACGCCGACGCGGACTTCGACGACGAAGACGACGACGAGTAA
- the dnaJ gene encoding molecular chaperone DnaJ, protein MSEDFYDVLGVSRDASKDQIKNAYRKKAAKYHPDVSDEEDAEEKFKKVQKAKEVLTDDEKRQMYDQLGHERFQQAQKRGAGGGGGGRGQGNPFGGGGNPFGGMGGGGFEDIFNNLFNGGGGQRRSRPQQGRDVAQRITIDLEDAYHGVERDVTIRRREVCPECDGEGHPADADVNTCSECNGSGQQTTVQQTPFGRVQQTTTCRACGGEGKTYSEDCSECRGSGRVRRTRDVTITIPAGFRDGQRLRYRGEGEPGENGGPNGDLFVEVNVRDHEEFDRDGDDLQYTHPISFPQAVFGATVEVPTLDGEAELKVPAGTQSGSTFTVSGAGMPHLDGRGNGDLHVEIHVVTPEDLNSEQREALKQFAEAGGEEVKESLFQKLKNSL, encoded by the coding sequence ATGAGCGAGGACTTCTACGACGTGCTCGGGGTCTCGCGGGACGCCTCGAAAGACCAAATCAAGAACGCGTACCGCAAGAAGGCCGCGAAATACCACCCTGACGTGTCCGACGAAGAGGACGCCGAAGAGAAGTTCAAGAAGGTTCAGAAGGCCAAGGAGGTCCTCACGGATGACGAAAAGCGCCAGATGTACGACCAACTTGGCCACGAACGCTTCCAGCAGGCCCAAAAGCGCGGGGCCGGTGGCGGCGGCGGTGGCCGCGGTCAGGGCAATCCCTTCGGAGGCGGCGGAAACCCCTTCGGCGGGATGGGCGGTGGCGGCTTCGAAGACATCTTTAACAACCTCTTCAACGGCGGTGGCGGTCAACGACGTAGCCGCCCGCAACAGGGCCGCGACGTCGCCCAGCGCATCACCATCGACCTCGAAGACGCGTACCACGGCGTCGAGCGCGATGTGACGATTCGTCGCCGCGAGGTCTGTCCCGAATGTGACGGCGAGGGTCACCCCGCCGATGCTGACGTGAACACCTGTTCCGAGTGTAACGGCTCCGGCCAGCAGACGACCGTCCAGCAGACGCCGTTCGGCCGCGTTCAGCAGACGACGACCTGTCGCGCCTGCGGCGGCGAGGGCAAGACCTACAGTGAAGACTGTTCCGAGTGTCGCGGCAGCGGGCGCGTCCGCCGCACCCGCGACGTGACCATCACCATCCCGGCCGGGTTCCGCGACGGGCAGCGCCTCCGGTACCGCGGCGAGGGTGAACCCGGAGAGAACGGCGGGCCGAACGGCGACCTTTTCGTCGAAGTCAACGTCCGCGACCACGAGGAGTTCGACCGCGACGGCGACGACCTACAGTACACGCACCCGATTTCCTTCCCGCAAGCCGTCTTCGGCGCGACTGTCGAAGTGCCGACGCTCGACGGCGAAGCGGAACTGAAGGTTCCGGCAGGCACCCAAAGCGGGTCGACCTTTACGGTCTCCGGCGCGGGGATGCCGCACCTCGACGGTCGCGGCAACGGCGACCTTCACGTCGAAATTCACGTCGTCACACCCGAAGACCTCAACAGCGAACAGCGCGAGGCGCTCAAGCAGTTCGCCGAGGCGGGCGGCGAAGAGGTCAAAGAGAGCCTCTTCCAGAAGCTCAAGAACTCGCTGTAA
- the cdd gene encoding cytidine deaminase has protein sequence MPEPLVERAREALDNAYVPYSEYTVGAALETPDSEVYVGCNIENANYSNSLHAEEVAIAEAVKNGHTEFTRLVVTSGARDGVTPCGMCRQTLAEFCDEDLPVICDLGGDETAEYTLGELLPDTISLDTLEAAAEKRDRDE, from the coding sequence ATGCCCGAACCACTCGTCGAACGCGCCCGCGAAGCGCTCGACAACGCCTACGTTCCCTATTCGGAGTACACCGTCGGTGCGGCGCTCGAAACACCGGACAGCGAGGTGTACGTCGGGTGCAACATCGAGAACGCGAACTACTCGAACAGTCTCCACGCCGAGGAGGTCGCTATCGCCGAAGCGGTCAAGAACGGCCACACCGAGTTCACCCGTCTCGTGGTCACCTCGGGTGCCCGCGACGGTGTGACCCCGTGCGGAATGTGCCGTCAGACGCTCGCGGAGTTCTGCGACGAAGACCTTCCCGTCATCTGCGACCTCGGTGGCGATGAGACAGCCGAGTACACGTTGGGCGAACTTCTGCCGGATACGATTTCACTCGACACGCTCGAAGCGGCCGCGGAAAAGCGCGACCGCGACGAGTAA
- a CDS encoding GNAT family N-acetyltransferase → MYVRDAKNRDEVWLLDSLEELGLDDGSFRSRDYVIALDEESNEKAGFGRIRVHKGDTPFCEITCVGVPERWRRQGVGAHVVERLVDRASAEGFDTVYGFSSAHRYCTQFGFEALDADDLPEVLRSRLEQVREADPDAIALRLDPGKFMMPERLRERFKVAAPKSAGAAEPELTAEDFGYDEETPTKYSTNLRR, encoded by the coding sequence ATGTACGTCCGGGATGCCAAGAACCGAGACGAAGTCTGGTTGCTCGATTCGCTGGAGGAACTCGGGCTTGACGATGGCTCCTTCCGCTCCCGCGACTACGTCATCGCGCTTGACGAGGAGTCGAACGAAAAGGCCGGGTTCGGTCGCATTCGGGTCCACAAGGGTGACACCCCGTTTTGCGAGATTACCTGCGTCGGCGTCCCGGAGCGGTGGCGCAGACAGGGTGTCGGCGCACACGTCGTCGAGCGACTCGTCGACCGCGCCAGCGCCGAGGGATTCGACACCGTGTACGGATTCTCGTCGGCACACCGCTACTGTACGCAGTTCGGCTTCGAGGCCTTGGACGCCGACGACCTCCCCGAAGTGCTTCGAAGCCGACTCGAACAGGTCAGAGAAGCCGACCCCGACGCGATTGCACTCCGACTCGACCCCGGGAAGTTCATGATGCCGGAGCGACTCCGCGAGCGGTTCAAGGTCGCGGCCCCGAAATCTGCCGGGGCAGCAGAACCGGAGTTAACGGCCGAAGACTTCGGCTACGACGAGGAGACGCCGACGAAGTACTCCACGAATCTGCGTCGCTGA
- a CDS encoding DUF7520 family protein produces the protein MNDKLGGRRVLLLIGVSTVLISGILGVFIGESGGQVAAEISLFGLLSLPTTPLAFSVYGMVLSVVILAVLFGLVEFASRMEQA, from the coding sequence GTGAACGACAAATTGGGTGGACGACGGGTTCTACTCCTCATCGGCGTGAGCACCGTGCTCATTTCGGGGATTCTCGGCGTCTTCATCGGCGAGAGCGGCGGCCAAGTCGCCGCCGAGATATCGCTGTTCGGCCTCCTTTCGCTGCCGACGACGCCGCTTGCGTTCAGCGTCTACGGCATGGTCCTCTCCGTGGTCATCCTCGCGGTGCTGTTCGGTCTCGTCGAGTTCGCCTCTCGGATGGAACAGGCCTAA
- a CDS encoding cupin domain-containing protein, translating to MSHTKVNYRDVDELAGGLHFMRDALECKQLGFSVFECDPNWKGKRHDHAHQNHEEVYFLVSGSATLVVEGEEVELEPGDAVRVSPTDTRQLRTGDEECVFVVAGAP from the coding sequence ATGTCGCACACGAAAGTCAACTACCGAGACGTAGACGAACTCGCTGGCGGGCTACACTTCATGCGCGACGCGCTGGAGTGTAAACAACTCGGGTTTTCCGTCTTCGAGTGCGACCCGAACTGGAAAGGAAAACGCCACGACCACGCCCACCAAAATCACGAGGAGGTCTACTTCCTCGTCTCGGGTTCCGCGACCCTCGTCGTCGAGGGCGAGGAGGTCGAACTTGAACCCGGAGACGCCGTGCGTGTCTCTCCAACGGATACGCGGCAACTCCGAACCGGCGACGAAGAATGCGTGTTCGTCGTCGCTGGCGCACCCTGA
- a CDS encoding alpha/beta fold hydrolase yields MRLRPRRHRPTVRVTQHGDPVDDDLLFVLGWGNKPGHQCVEWLIDRLTYDGYHVHAVELPTNGWDFDSQYVDPVRAYVVDRDIDLVLSHSTGGLVAAHLDLAVRNVFLSPWWGMTTSGLDGLLFPLLVRLPTTKPFISSGISREDLGGLKLAAEVSDAPDNVSPAFIRTIHDAQQSLPPFSPNDVVFTSLSDRVVDVRAIGDRTPASNLVPYDGGHEFFASEGRERTLSRVLAVLADGPEATSPTTENASDGTERPQSAD; encoded by the coding sequence ATGCGACTCCGTCCACGCCGGCACCGTCCGACCGTCCGGGTCACCCAACACGGTGACCCCGTCGACGACGACCTCCTGTTCGTCCTCGGGTGGGGAAACAAACCGGGACATCAGTGCGTCGAGTGGCTCATCGACCGGCTCACGTACGACGGGTATCACGTCCACGCCGTCGAACTTCCGACGAACGGGTGGGACTTCGACAGCCAGTACGTGGACCCAGTTCGGGCCTACGTAGTCGACCGCGACATCGACCTCGTCCTCAGTCACAGCACCGGCGGTCTCGTCGCGGCCCATCTCGACCTCGCGGTCAGAAACGTCTTCTTGAGTCCGTGGTGGGGAATGACGACTTCGGGACTCGACGGACTTCTGTTCCCGCTCCTCGTCCGACTTCCGACGACGAAACCGTTCATTTCCAGCGGTATCTCCCGCGAGGACCTCGGCGGACTGAAACTCGCTGCCGAAGTCTCCGACGCCCCGGATAATGTCTCGCCTGCTTTCATTCGGACGATTCACGACGCACAGCAGTCGTTGCCACCGTTCAGTCCGAACGACGTCGTGTTCACTTCCCTTTCGGACCGCGTCGTCGACGTTCGCGCCATCGGTGACCGGACGCCCGCATCGAACCTCGTTCCCTACGACGGCGGCCACGAGTTCTTCGCCAGCGAAGGGCGCGAACGAACGCTTTCGCGCGTCCTCGCCGTCCTTGCCGACGGTCCCGAAGCGACCTCGCCCACAACTGAGAATGCGAGTGACGGAACCGAACGACCACAATCAGCAGACTGA
- a CDS encoding AMP-binding protein, producing the protein MDVPDTDTVVHEPDSAFVEDANVTRFMREHDIEDYDELIERTTTEVPGVSASGVDWFWDELVDYLDIEFYDDYDEVRDNSDGPQFTRWYPGGELNIAHNVLDRHAAVDSPNRNRVACIWEGEDGEVVQRTFHDLYQEANRVANVLESYGVGTGDTVGLYMPMVPEVISILYGCFKVGATAVPIFSGFGVDATATRLEDPECSVLFTADGFYRRGSEVRLKPTADEAIEEAGCVEHVVVYQRFEDSNEDVPWTDGRDELWANTVDEADSEYETKHLPSDAESMLLYSSGTTGKPKGIVHTHAGVQAQTAKEIHFGFDQKPEDRFFWVSDIGWMMGPWTLIGNHTFAGTIFMYEGAPDHPEPDRFWDMIERHRITTFGISPTAIRALRKYGDEAVDKHDLSSLRLLGSTGEPWDPESWMWFYEHVGGGEAPIINISGGTEICGCFLMPMPTQPLKPCSLGGPGLGMDIDIVDSAGESIADTHERGFLVARDSCPAMTKSLWSGDERYLDTYWSSWENLWDHGDWAQKDEDGFWFLHGRADDALNVAGRKVGPAEVEGALIEHDAVNQAAAVGADDDTTGTAVVAYVVLEDDVEENDDLREKLRGVVGEELGKPFRPREILFVDEFPKTQSGKIIRRAIASIYAGEELGDMSSIENPEALEKLEQAS; encoded by the coding sequence ATGGACGTACCCGACACCGATACCGTGGTGCACGAACCGGACTCGGCGTTCGTCGAAGATGCCAACGTGACTCGATTCATGCGGGAACACGACATCGAGGACTACGACGAACTCATCGAACGGACGACGACCGAGGTGCCGGGTGTGAGCGCCTCCGGCGTCGACTGGTTTTGGGACGAACTCGTCGACTATCTCGATATCGAGTTCTACGATGACTACGACGAAGTACGTGACAATTCGGACGGCCCGCAGTTCACTCGCTGGTACCCCGGCGGCGAACTCAACATCGCCCACAACGTGCTGGACCGACACGCCGCCGTCGACTCCCCGAACCGAAACCGCGTCGCCTGTATCTGGGAGGGTGAAGACGGCGAGGTCGTCCAGCGGACCTTCCACGACCTGTATCAGGAGGCGAACCGCGTCGCCAACGTCCTCGAATCCTACGGCGTCGGCACCGGCGACACCGTCGGTCTCTACATGCCGATGGTCCCCGAAGTCATCTCCATCCTCTACGGCTGTTTCAAAGTCGGCGCAACCGCCGTCCCCATCTTCTCCGGGTTCGGCGTCGACGCCACCGCGACCCGTCTCGAAGACCCCGAGTGCTCGGTGTTGTTCACCGCCGACGGCTTCTACCGCCGCGGGTCGGAAGTCCGACTGAAGCCGACAGCAGACGAGGCCATCGAAGAAGCCGGATGCGTCGAACACGTCGTCGTCTACCAGCGGTTCGAGGATAGTAACGAGGACGTCCCGTGGACCGACGGCCGCGACGAGTTGTGGGCGAACACCGTCGACGAGGCCGACTCCGAATACGAGACGAAACACCTCCCCTCGGACGCAGAGTCGATGCTGCTCTACTCGTCGGGGACGACGGGGAAGCCGAAAGGAATCGTCCACACCCACGCCGGCGTGCAGGCTCAGACGGCCAAGGAGATTCACTTCGGCTTCGACCAGAAGCCCGAAGACCGCTTCTTCTGGGTCTCCGACATCGGCTGGATGATGGGACCGTGGACGCTCATCGGGAACCACACCTTCGCTGGAACCATCTTCATGTACGAAGGTGCGCCGGACCACCCGGAACCCGACCGGTTCTGGGACATGATAGAACGCCACCGTATCACCACCTTCGGCATCTCGCCGACCGCCATCCGCGCCCTGCGGAAGTACGGCGACGAAGCGGTCGACAAACACGACCTGTCGAGTCTGCGCCTCCTCGGGTCGACCGGCGAGCCGTGGGACCCCGAGTCGTGGATGTGGTTCTACGAGCACGTCGGCGGCGGCGAGGCACCGATTATCAACATCTCCGGCGGCACCGAAATCTGCGGCTGTTTCCTCATGCCGATGCCAACCCAACCACTCAAACCGTGCAGTCTCGGCGGCCCCGGACTCGGTATGGACATCGACATCGTGGACTCCGCGGGAGAATCTATCGCCGACACCCACGAGCGCGGCTTCCTCGTCGCCCGCGACTCCTGTCCGGCGATGACGAAAAGCCTCTGGTCCGGCGACGAGCGCTACCTCGACACCTACTGGTCGTCGTGGGAGAACCTCTGGGACCACGGCGACTGGGCGCAGAAGGACGAAGACGGCTTCTGGTTCCTCCACGGCCGTGCCGACGACGCCCTCAACGTGGCGGGTCGGAAGGTCGGCCCCGCCGAGGTCGAAGGCGCGCTCATCGAACACGACGCGGTGAATCAGGCCGCCGCCGTCGGTGCCGACGACGACACGACCGGGACCGCCGTCGTCGCCTACGTCGTCCTCGAAGACGACGTGGAGGAAAACGACGACTTGCGCGAGAAACTCCGCGGCGTCGTCGGCGAGGAACTGGGCAAGCCGTTCCGCCCGCGAGAGATTCTCTTCGTCGACGAGTTCCCGAAGACGCAGTCGGGCAAGATTATCCGCCGCGCCATCGCCTCCATCTACGCGGGCGAGGAACTCGGCGACATGAGCAGTATCGAGAATCCCGAGGCGCTCGAAAAACTCGAACAGGCGTCCTGA
- the grpE gene encoding nucleotide exchange factor GrpE, giving the protein MSDDFAESVTEANAESDTETAADAESSAAEDASAADDAAPEESTGDEQAGETTAESSDAESVTVSERVAEYDDELAAEVEALEARVADLEASVADLETERDEAEETASDLESRLKRTQADFQNYKKRAKKRQQQIKERATEDFVERVVTVRDNLVRALDQDEDADIRDGIESTLKEFDRILEDENVEIIDPEPGTDVDPTRHEVMMRVESDQPADTIADVFQPGYEMAEKVIRAAQVTVSKE; this is encoded by the coding sequence ATGAGCGACGACTTTGCCGAGTCGGTCACGGAAGCGAACGCAGAATCCGACACCGAGACCGCTGCTGACGCGGAATCATCGGCGGCTGAGGATGCGTCCGCGGCCGACGACGCGGCTCCTGAGGAATCGACCGGTGACGAGCAGGCCGGTGAGACGACAGCGGAGTCAAGCGATGCCGAGTCGGTCACTGTCTCTGAGCGTGTGGCCGAGTACGACGACGAACTCGCGGCCGAAGTCGAGGCTCTCGAAGCGCGCGTTGCCGACCTCGAAGCATCCGTCGCCGACCTCGAAACGGAACGCGACGAGGCCGAAGAGACCGCTTCGGACCTCGAATCGCGTCTCAAGCGTACGCAGGCGGACTTCCAGAACTACAAGAAGCGAGCGAAAAAGCGCCAACAGCAAATCAAAGAGCGCGCGACCGAGGACTTCGTCGAGCGCGTCGTGACGGTCCGAGACAATCTCGTCCGTGCTCTCGACCAAGACGAGGACGCCGACATCCGCGACGGCATCGAATCGACGCTGAAGGAATTCGACCGCATCCTCGAAGACGAGAACGTCGAAATCATCGACCCGGAACCCGGGACGGACGTGGACCCGACGCGCCACGAAGTGATGATGCGCGTCGAGAGCGACCAGCCCGCAGACACCATCGCCGATGTGTTCCAACCCGGCTACGAGATGGCTGAGAAGGTCATCCGCGCCGCACAAGTTACGGTCAGTAAAGAGTAG
- a CDS encoding acyl-CoA synthetase family protein: MDVIGDLMARDRRSDRLALRVDGPGRTYTYYDLITTSYKAGNVLRYLGVRTGARVAVEPVSLPEPMLTFLGAAQLGAVTTFDPTSEARAVVVDVAREDEFDLPPGHKLAVYNGSPSSPTTTHWEQEVWSENPAVHPEIVAPDDVALVADGREYTHGDLLDAAKRVVSDYDLGEADTVAVRASLSHPGTVVAGILAPLLVGGTIRVPADDDPMDAAIIIDERATESNAVAPGEILDDD; this comes from the coding sequence ATGGACGTTATCGGCGACCTCATGGCCCGTGACAGGCGAAGCGACCGACTCGCCCTCCGGGTCGACGGCCCCGGCCGGACCTACACGTACTACGACCTTATCACCACGTCGTACAAGGCGGGAAACGTCCTTCGCTACCTCGGCGTCCGCACGGGTGCTCGCGTCGCCGTCGAACCGGTTTCACTCCCGGAGCCGATGTTGACGTTCCTCGGCGCAGCCCAACTCGGCGCGGTGACGACCTTCGACCCGACTTCGGAGGCCCGCGCTGTCGTCGTGGATGTCGCCCGAGAAGACGAGTTCGACCTGCCGCCGGGCCACAAACTCGCCGTCTACAACGGCTCGCCGAGTTCGCCGACGACAACTCACTGGGAACAGGAAGTCTGGAGCGAGAACCCCGCCGTCCACCCGGAAATCGTCGCCCCCGACGATGTGGCACTCGTCGCCGACGGCCGCGAGTACACGCACGGCGACCTTCTCGATGCGGCGAAACGAGTCGTCTCGGACTACGACCTCGGCGAAGCCGACACGGTTGCGGTTCGCGCTTCCCTCTCGCACCCCGGAACCGTCGTTGCTGGTATTCTCGCACCACTTCTCGTCGGCGGGACGATTCGCGTCCCTGCTGACGACGACCCCATGGACGCGGCAATCATCATCGACGAGCGTGCAACTGAGTCGAATGCGGTCGCACCGGGTGAGATTCTCGACGACGACTGA